The Brassica napus cultivar Da-Ae chromosome C7, Da-Ae, whole genome shotgun sequence genomic interval ttcgtatattttaaatctggTCAAAAcagataatttataaaaatataatgggCTTcactttttttaataacataaactcattatttttttctaatatactGTTATCCATATTTTCAaacaacattatatatttttttttaattatgttattcTTGTTTCCAAACATTACCAAAAGTATTTCTAATTTAATAAGATAGAAGATATAATATTGcaaaaatatgttgttatttattttttcatgctactattaaatatcatatatgtgttatcatataattatataattaatagtattttatacataccatcatataaataatcatatatattatattttaaaatcttaatatgaaatataaaaatcataatttacgttggtgtttgaaattgctttgtattgtatttttcttaaatatatttaaaacatttttataatggttataaaagtttttttagtaaaataaaattttgaatatatgtatatttttaatcaatttttgataaaaattaattttaaattaatattgtgatttgaaatatgtatataaaatttaaattttgttttatgattattttagatAAAGATGTTTTTAGGTAATTAGATTGGGTATGccatttttgtatattttaaagctgacccatatatatatatagttttcataatataatgaattttcaatttttcttgaTAGCATAGGtcgattatttttttttttaatatattattatcgatgttttcaaacaaatattttattttctttaacctTTATATACGCTGTCAAACAAAATGTTTGGATACGGTTAAATCTTATTTATGTCAAGCATGATTATCAAAGATAAATGAACGCTTTGAGTGGGCTGTATAAAAAAAAGACAGTAAACCATTACAAAACAGTATCTTCCCAAACACGTGTCCACTATTGAACACATTTTTTCATCTCTCTATCTCTTACTCCACTTCGTCGTTTCTTTCCGAGTAACGATTCTCTTTCTTGTTCACATCTAATTTCTCCAGATAAACCCtaataaaagaaaagagtaaCAAAATTCACTTCGTCATCTTCACCAATCTCCAATCAGCGCATGTTAGTGGAAGGGTATGCTTCCAGACTGAGAAACTAAGAAGACAAACTTCAattcgctctctctctctctctctcgctgaGCCATGGCCGAGTTGCAGCGCTTAGTGGAAGGTCACCAGACTAACGGCGGTTTAGGCTTCATCCCCTCAGCCGAAGCACCGGAAACATCCGCCGGATCTAAACGACTGAGAAGACCGAGCGTTCGGTTAGGAGACATCGGCGGCGGCGGCGAGCAGTACCAGCAAGCGCCGTACGATTCGCACGTGCGGCAGCGTCCGAAATGGAGCAACGGAAAGGAGCCTAATCAGAGCGGGAAGCCTCCGTCGAGGACTCGAACCCTAACGAACTTGAGCTCCGGGCACGCCCTAGACGAAGATCCGATTCCCATCGGGGCTTTGCGGGTCAACAAGTGGGTCAAAGAGACGGCGGCGGCGAAGCGAGGAGCCAGGTCGAGTTGGGCGGcgaaagaagatgaagagttgGAGGAAGGGTTTCGCGATTTCAGCAGAGAGGATTCGGAGAgtccggaggaggaggaggagagacaaGGGTTTGAGAATAGGACAAGGTACGAGATGATGTCGGGAGTGAAGATTTGGCTGCGGGGGTTAGGGTTAGGGAGGTACTGGCCAATGTTTGAGATGCATGAGGTTGATGAAGAGGTCTTGCCTTTGTTGACGTTGGAGGATCTCAAGGACATGGGGATCAATGTCGTTGGGTCGAGAAGGAAAATGTTTTGTGCTATTCAGAAGCTTGGGAGAgagttttcttgaaaaaaaaaaaaaagcaatagtCTTTTGTTTTTGTGACAGCCATTGCAATGTCTgaagctctttttttttctttttctttcactaGTGTTTGTAGTTGTAGTAttagaggatgaagaagaagcaggtTTTGCTTATTGGTGACCATAACAATTATGACATTTCTAACATGCAAAGAGTTTTTGTTTTGGAATCTTCAACATTTTTCGGTAAGTTAACCTATACATTGATGTAAAACTCGTTGTATTACAAGCTGCTAATGAAATTAACAAGGAACAAGTCATTAAGAGGATAATAGATTTGTGGAGGTGAGACCGTGAGAGTACTATAGATAGAACAGAGGAATATTCTTAGAGATTATGAGTCTTGTGAGAGGTTTATGAGGGATAGTCTTCTGTGACTATGGGAGAGATAGGGACTCTTTGTCAAACCCTAGTTTGTGATTGTAACCGGTGTTGTTCTTGATCAATATACTATCGTGTTCTTATGGAGTCCAGTTGGTATGGATGCAGTGTAAAGATGAGCTGGACATTGATGCTTTCAATATTGGATGAGCTCTGGTAAAAGTGTACAACTCACCTTAGCATCACATGGTATGTGGTATAGAGACCGAAGGCTTTAAACATATCTTTGTCATTATCAAGAGGCtcagagtttttttttactattaagTGAAGGACTGAAGGTTACTGCTGTCTTTATTTCTTTTGAAGTCAGCTAATCGGTTAGAATTTTGatttacaaaaacaaagattagGCCGCTGAAGATGTCCAATTAGAAGATCGGTATAAAACAAGTAAGAACATTTGTTATAGTATAGGTTCCCATCATTACATCCACATCCACATCAGCTGTGTCAACTCCCATCCCAGGAGTTCACAAATACCCTTTCCTGATTTACTAATTTCTCCCAATGCTGAGAGCTTCATCTAAGTAAACATATGCCTGGAAGGAGGATAGAAAATAAGTGATAAGACTCACTTTCATTCATGACTTCAAAAACTCTAAATGGGCTTAGAAAACTTGACTTTGCAATTGGTCAACAGAGTTCCTGAAATATGTCGCCAATACTGAATGGTTTCAGTTGTCAACCAGTAATTCTAGATGTTGTCCTGCAATTTGCTATCTAAAAACACGTTCCAAGTGTGAAGCTGCTAAGAAACAAAAGTAAGAGAATAGTGTAAGCTAAACTAATCATTTGGAAAGAACTTCTAGAGCTGGGAACACAGATGGTGACTAACCTCGAGCATCACCATTGACAATGGAATTATGGTTCAAAGAATCACTCATTATCAACCCCCTCCCTCTTGGTATAAAGCAGCggaaaaacatatttaagaaaaacaaagcATGGGTATTTGATACTATTTGATGATATTCAATAGATATTTCTAGAGTCGTACtggaacaacaacaaaaaggcCCAAATGACTGGAAAAAGTACAAGAGGCCCAAACGCAATAGTTATTGTTGAAGGTTAATAAAATAAAGGTCCCACCAATAGTCGAACTCAGGTCGCTGGATTCAAAGTCCAGAGTGCTAACCACTACACCATAGAACCAGATGTCTTCAACGTCGAAAGAATGTTATATGTTCGTGTTAATTTAACTCAAGCTTACCCTTAAATTCTCTAGATACTTCAATTTTAGGCTAGTGTCCCAAAATCGATtgcattatttataaatataaataagtatttgaGATGTGTATAGATATTAGGTTCTAATTTTATAAATCTgagtgtaaatttttttaataaaaaatttaccaacaaaaacatactaaaatatttaaatatctgaaaaacataaaacacaagTTTTGGTTCCCCAAAGCTACCGGCCAATTGTACTAAAGCCAAATGAAGGAACCTTTAATCAAACGTTTTGCCTAACAGTGGATGGAGATAATCTTCATTTCTAATTCGTATTCTCGAATATAATTGAGTTTTTCATAGACAATACGCACTCTCCCAATGGGATAGATAATACGCACTCTCCCAATCGATCATAACAACTAAACAAGTTGCCAAGTGTTATCTAGCAGATTTTGGGGAAGACACATTAATTGTTCTTagtgtgttacaaaaaaaaagagaaataaataatttatagagaAAAGTGAAAGGAAAAAGAGGGAAAACACAAAAGATTGATATTATCCCGTTCTTCTTTTACATGGGAGTGGAGTCATCACTCATATATTGTCCAATAAAGCCTTCAATAAGTAGAGATatcagaaaattaaaaaaacaatttggtaCGTAAACCTTATCTCTctgtttatttaattatttgtacatttccttcttctaaaatgtaataattaactgcttgaaaaaaatatagtatgtgGTGCAATGCAAATTCCAAATTAGTTTGATTTAGCTGGGAAAATTGATCGATTTGCTTCAGCTTTAGACAACATCAAGAATTATAATTTGCACCATGCATCACGGTAGTATCCTAGAAATAACACAACATACAAATGATCCTCACTCGATTATTAtgttttgcatatatatataatgaatgaTTGACCCAAGCGTTGTTactaaaattcatttttcatAGATAATGATCTACTCCATCACCTCTTCTCAAAGCACCATCTGATTTAGAAAGTTGTCTCGAACAGAGAAAGTGGGATAAAATAACAGTTTGCAGTAATCATCTTGCTAACTATACATACTACAGTATAATTAAAACGAGGAAATTACATgttcaaatttatataataaaaataaagatcttACAATTCAACATTAAAAAGGGGGATTAAAATGCATAGACGTGAAATTtagattattaaatttttatcgtaaaaaattaagtttttttggtaaaaaaaattaagctacTTATTCAAGCTACTTATTCAAGATGTGATATTTATCTAGTGGCAATAACAAATTCGGCCAGTCATATCATATcctcttgaatttttttttttttttgaaacacatccTCTTGGATctatctttactttttttttttttttttttgatcaaggATCTATCTTTACATCTTTCTCTTTTATACAGGGGCCTCTAGATAAAGCCGATCGACGTGCTCGTTATCTTCATGCATGtttcatttagtttttgttttctcgcatcttataaatatttaaatatttgcatGAAACATAATCCCACGCAGGGGCCGCCTCAACATTGTCGGGCCATAggacaaaaacattttttttaccctttaaaatttatatatagataatgtttaaaatatttttaaattttaatcagtaatattttgtacatttgtaatgaaaataaaattatatacatatcaaataattttgggtCTTTTTcaatttgatttattattttttatatataaatatatagatttataaaaaaattgggcCCGTTAGCTATTATTATACGGGGGAACACGGCTTGGACTTGGGCggtcgcaccgcttgtcccCCTTGTGAGCCGGCCCTGGTCCCACGT includes:
- the LOC111207477 gene encoding ankyrin repeat and SAM domain-containing protein 3-like — its product is MAELQRLVEGHQTNGGLGFIPSAEAPETSAGSKRLRRPSVRLGDIGGGGEQYQQAPYDSHVRQRPKWSNGKEPNQSGKPPSRTRTLTNLSSGHALDEDPIPIGALRVNKWVKETAAAKRGARSSWAAKEDEELEEGFRDFSREDSESPEEEEERQGFENRTRYEMMSGVKIWLRGLGLGRYWPMFEMHEVDEEVLPLLTLEDLKDMGINVVGSRRKMFCAIQKLGREFS